A window from Streptomyces sp. NBC_00335 encodes these proteins:
- a CDS encoding aldehyde dehydrogenase produces the protein MTELVEHGKLFIGGEWTDPLGSDTIKVVSPHTGQVIGSVPHASKADVDRAVAVARKAFDEGPWPRTTLEERIAVVTRIKDAIGARYEEIAASISSQNGSPYSWSIMAQALGPMMVYDAAITVARDYPYEEYRQGALGPILVRREAVGVVAAVIPWNVPQFVAAAKLAPALLTGCTVILKPSPEAVLDSYILADIASEAGLPEGVLSILPADREVSEYLVGHPDVDKVAFTGSVPAGRRVMEVASKNLTRVTLELGGKSAAVILPDADLATAIAGIVPAAWMNNGQACVAQTRVLAPRSRYEEIAEALAAAASALVVGDPMDPATQLGPLVARRQQQRSLDYIRIGQEEGAKVLSGGGRPAGSDLDQGWYVEPTLFGDVDNSMRIAREEIFGPVVCLIPYGDEAEAVRVANDSEFGLSGSVWTGDVEHGIDFARQVRTGTFNVNTFSLDMLGPFGGYKNSGVGREFGPEGLSEYLEHKMIHLPAGYAPPAAGA, from the coding sequence ATGACCGAGCTCGTGGAACACGGAAAACTGTTCATCGGCGGTGAGTGGACGGATCCGCTGGGCTCCGACACGATCAAGGTCGTCTCGCCCCACACCGGGCAGGTCATCGGCAGCGTCCCGCACGCCTCGAAGGCGGACGTCGACCGGGCCGTCGCCGTGGCCCGCAAAGCCTTCGACGAGGGCCCCTGGCCGCGCACCACGCTCGAAGAGCGGATCGCCGTCGTCACCCGGATCAAGGACGCGATAGGCGCCCGCTACGAGGAGATCGCCGCCTCGATCAGCTCCCAGAACGGCTCCCCGTACTCCTGGAGCATCATGGCCCAGGCGCTCGGGCCGATGATGGTCTACGACGCCGCGATCACCGTGGCCCGCGACTACCCCTACGAGGAGTACCGCCAGGGCGCACTCGGCCCGATCCTCGTCCGGCGCGAGGCCGTCGGCGTCGTCGCCGCCGTCATCCCGTGGAACGTCCCGCAGTTCGTGGCCGCCGCCAAGCTGGCGCCCGCGCTCCTCACCGGCTGCACGGTGATCCTCAAGCCGTCCCCCGAGGCGGTCCTCGACTCCTACATCCTCGCCGACATCGCCAGCGAGGCCGGGCTGCCCGAGGGCGTGCTGTCGATCCTGCCCGCCGACCGCGAGGTCAGCGAGTACCTCGTCGGCCACCCGGACGTGGACAAGGTCGCCTTCACCGGCTCCGTCCCCGCCGGCCGGCGGGTCATGGAGGTCGCCTCGAAGAACCTCACCCGCGTGACCCTCGAACTGGGCGGCAAGTCCGCGGCCGTCATCCTCCCGGACGCCGACCTCGCCACCGCCATCGCCGGCATCGTCCCCGCGGCCTGGATGAACAACGGCCAGGCCTGCGTGGCCCAGACCCGCGTCCTCGCCCCGCGCAGCCGCTACGAGGAGATCGCCGAGGCGCTCGCCGCCGCGGCCTCGGCGCTGGTCGTCGGCGACCCGATGGACCCCGCGACGCAGCTCGGCCCGCTGGTGGCCAGGCGGCAGCAGCAGCGCTCGCTCGACTACATCCGGATCGGCCAGGAGGAGGGCGCCAAGGTCCTGTCCGGTGGCGGGCGTCCGGCCGGCTCGGACCTGGACCAGGGCTGGTACGTGGAGCCGACCCTCTTCGGAGACGTCGACAACTCGATGCGCATCGCCCGCGAGGAGATCTTCGGCCCGGTCGTCTGCCTGATCCCGTACGGGGACGAGGCGGAGGCCGTACGGGTCGCCAACGACTCGGAGTTCGGGCTCAGCGGCAGCGTCTGGACCGGTGACGTCGAGCACGGCATCGACTTCGCGCGGCAGGTGCGGACCGGCACCTTCAACGTGAACACCTTCAGCCTGGACATGCTCGGGCCGTTCGGCGGCTACAAGAACAGCGGCGTCGGGCGGGAGTTCGGTCCGGAGGGGCTGAGCGAGTACCTGGAGCACAAGATGATCCACCTCCCGGCAGGGTACGCACCCCCCGCGGCCGGTGCGTGA
- a CDS encoding ferredoxin, whose protein sequence is MGDRWHVEVDRGVCIGSGMCVNHAPEGFALDTARQSHPRLAETDASEPVLAAAEGCPVEAIAITLLGSGEAVFPPEE, encoded by the coding sequence ATGGGTGACCGGTGGCACGTCGAGGTGGACCGCGGGGTCTGCATCGGCTCGGGGATGTGCGTGAACCACGCCCCTGAGGGCTTCGCCCTCGACACGGCGCGGCAGTCGCACCCGCGGCTGGCGGAGACGGACGCGAGCGAGCCGGTGCTCGCGGCGGCCGAGGGGTGCCCGGTCGAGGCCATCGCGATCACGCTGCTGGGCAGTGGCGAGGCGGTGTTCCCTCCGGAGGAGTGA
- a CDS encoding TetR family transcriptional regulator has product MTAEAKAVTPAVTTPASPPLTERQEARRRRILHASAQLASRGGFDAVQMREVAESSSVALGTLYRYFPSKVHLLVATMQDQLQHMHGTLRKRPPAGDEPAARVAETLMRAFRALQREPQLADAMVRALTFADRSVSPEVDTVSRLTTAIILDAMGLDAPPTAEQLSAVRVIEHTWHSALITWLSGRASIAQVKIDIETVCRLIDLTAPEPPTTAPAAPAKKS; this is encoded by the coding sequence ATGACAGCGGAAGCGAAGGCCGTGACCCCAGCCGTCACCACACCGGCGTCTCCGCCCCTGACGGAGCGCCAGGAGGCACGCCGCAGGAGGATCCTGCACGCCAGCGCCCAGTTGGCGAGCCGGGGCGGCTTCGACGCGGTGCAGATGCGGGAGGTGGCGGAGTCCTCCAGCGTGGCCCTGGGCACCCTGTACCGGTACTTCCCCTCCAAGGTGCACCTGCTCGTCGCGACCATGCAGGACCAGCTCCAGCACATGCACGGAACGCTGCGCAAGCGCCCGCCGGCCGGGGACGAGCCCGCGGCCAGGGTCGCGGAGACCCTGATGCGCGCCTTCCGCGCGCTGCAGCGCGAGCCGCAGCTGGCGGACGCGATGGTCCGGGCCCTCACCTTCGCGGACCGCAGCGTGAGCCCCGAGGTGGACACGGTGTCCCGCCTCACGACGGCGATCATCCTGGACGCGATGGGCCTGGACGCCCCGCCGACGGCGGAACAGCTCTCCGCGGTCCGGGTCATCGAGCACACCTGGCACTCGGCCCTGATCACCTGGCTCTCGGGCCGCGCGTCGATCGCCCAGGTGAAGATCGACATCGAAACGGTCTGCCGCCTGATCGACCTCACGGCCCCGGAGCCCCCGACGACGGCCCCTGCTGCGCCTGCGAAAAAGTCCTGA